Within the Mixophyes fleayi isolate aMixFle1 chromosome 5, aMixFle1.hap1, whole genome shotgun sequence genome, the region TTACTATAAAGGCACAACTATGGCCAAATAATACaacatataataattataaataagcaAAGTCCAAATATCTGTGGGTCAAACCTTTTGTATGGTAGGAAATAGCGTGGATGGCAGATACTTAAGAGACTtgtattctttttcttttctcagcCACAAATATAGCAATAAATGGTGAAGCGTCCCAAATTACTACCTACCTCACCAACTGGGCTAATAAATCCATAGATGGCAACATCGATTCAGATTATTTTCACTACTCCTGCAGTCACACCAACAGCAGTTACAATGCCTGGTGGCAACTGGACCTGAAACAGAGCTACAAAATAGCGAAGGTTGTAGTCACAGGAAGATCTGACAATTATAAGGGACGGCTACTGAATGTGGATATCTTGATCGGGGACTTACCCAACAGAAAAAATCCATTGTGAGTACCTGAGTATTATTACTCATCTTTCTCAGATCTATATATTAATGTGTAGTGACCGCGAGAAGAGATTATTCTGGTGTTGTAGATATTCGCACAGATATAACCCTCCCACTAAACAACATACACCAATCACAGCTTCTCCTACGCTGTCCACACCAACCTGCACACACTGATACATTACACACTtacaacacacatttacattacacacaaacATATTGTTGAATTCCTTTCTCAATataaatcaatattgtccagtccaattgCAGAGGTTGTAGCAAAAAGCCATTTACTTATGACATTGTGGAGTTATAAAGTTCCCATCATGTAGATCTTACTTGCCAACCTTTCGCTGTTGCTGTCCGTTAGGGGAGGTGAGTGGTATgggcggaagggggcggggcttgacaaattgcatcattttgaccctgcccctGCAATGTAATGATGCATCATTTTACAATGGAGGGAgggaccaaaatgatgctatTCTCAGGGAATCACGTCATGGCGGCTCTAATGctgccaacttcactaggaagtaggcagatgcgggcagggccggtgctagggtccttggcgccctaggcactttgtcaaaatcggcgccctaccccccccccccccgccgcaggAGCACTTTGAAAATCAGCACCCGGCACACTGtcactcctccccccctcccacgtctttccttaccttgcctgcataaagctgctcctctctgctccgtctcctcccctccactcattgACACTGTtgggctgtgatgatgatgtcacgcccgacagttagtgagtggaggggaggagacggagcagagaggcggcggtggtgagcaatagcctgttcccccctccccgtgtatttatctgaacgctgtgcggcggccgtgacaggtatggtcagcggtcgctgcacagttttaaagtaattttcattctgtggcgcctccAGACGCCCTCCagagcacggcgccctaggcaactgcctaaccttgcctaatgggagcgccgggcctggatgcGGGAGCTTGCCCCATTCTcctgggcagggccctcttaacaacatcttgggcccccgggcacggcagtgcaccggggcccctatatatgcaaaaaagaaaaatgattatatatatgggccctgcagcccaggggggcccgtcggaggcagcaaaaataaaaaaaacctgaaaaaaaagaagaaaatacttaccttgcggtcagctggcgatccggctccctccatggactccgcctccgtcgcgctccgcaatggatgtcgggcgggcgtgatgacgtcacgaccgacatgcactgcgagcgccgcacagaggaggagaccatggatggagccggatcgccagctgaccgcaaggtaaatattttcttcttttttttcaggttttgtttttttttgctgcctccgacgggcccccctgggctgcagggcccctgggcacctgcccattatgcccaatgggaaagacggccctgctcctGGGAGTCAGGGATATTACACTCCCAACACACATATAAACTGCTTGGGGCAGCGAGGTGGCACATTGGGTTGATTCCACCAATGTCCTTTCTATGTGGGCTTTCtctcacacagtccaaaaacaaactggtggaGTCCATGTGCGTGtgataaggaatttagactgtaagcttgaaaTGAGTCAGGGACTGATATAAATTATTCCATAGAATTGCAGCTGAGCGTACCCTGCCTCTGCCTCTGCTACAATGTAGAGGGCATTGAGTTCTATTGGGAGGAagggactatataaataaataatgtattattattattctctctCTATTATTATTCTCTCTGATAAAGTAGCTACGACCGaaacatgtgatttttttttagagacACATATTGCAAGTAATTCCCTCAGATGAGAGTATAACATTGGATAATTTATCCCATATAGAAAATTTAAATCACATGCAATATTTATCCCTAAATACTTTGCCTTTTAGTTGCCAAGTAAAGCGAAATTGATTATTAATGACTTTTTTAACAATTGTAGATGAGTTCACATCCGAAGCTATAGACTTTCATTTGTTTTCAGTCCAGAGTGTAGAGATTATTTTTATGTCATTCTTGATGAAGATTCAGGATCGAGATGACAGGTCATTACAGTCAACAAACGTGATCTGCAAATAAGTATAACTTACACTCAATACCAATAAAATACTTAGGgcatgattcatcaagacacgcatTGTATGcataaatcggctctgcgcacTCCCAAACTCAACAAGGAAGGGACCTAAAGATACGTGTGGCGATGAAtgcgggtgtaggtctgctgtgctctacacaatacactgcaggatacgtgcaatgcctatgtgcaatatacatttgcaaaaagaaaaaaaaatctattgaattaatgttaacTGTTAATAATATCAGAATTAATGACAAACAAGTTACAaacaatagaaatatattttatcccatcaaatacatttactaggctgtaattaatgtctactgaacataaaatacatttttacagttgcccctgattgcaaacacatgttatagcatgcatacaagactgtcatcaccagTACTCAGGAGAGACTAACCCTGTAGCTAGatcaagagatacggcagaaaaacaagaaactcaaggttgattcggacgtggctgtgtgtgctcgagtttggcacacccctaaTGTATACTGATTATGGGTGAACGCCCCGTCTCCACCCCGCTCACTCTCAGAAACCGTAGGCTGtactaagtgtcctttgcatatataaatgcagtgaacattgctgcGTTCACCGGCGTATGACCCGGTTCTGGCAATGAGCTGAGTGATTGTGCATACGATACaaacaaaatcggcagatacgtaacttgatgaatcagggccctCGAAGTGTATTATCATTACTAATAACTTCCACCAGGATTTGCATCACTATAGCAAAAAACAATGTGGATAAAGGGCGCCctatctaactcaaatctgtattTGATTGAATCTTTCTTGATTATGATTATCATTCATTATCCTCAAAATGCAAAAGGATTATGAGAAAGACATTTAagatttaataatttaaaaagtcaTTTGATATCCCCACTAGCTGTAGAGACGCAAAAAGAAAAACTCAATGCACTGTATCACAAACCTTATGAATGTCCAATGACATAACAGACAGCTGTTGTTTAGATACCTTTGCTGTGTGAATAATTTTTATTCTTAGCAAAACCTTCTTCATCACTGCAATAAATCTTGTAAAATTTCACTTAATCTAGATGTagccccctgtcactgtgtgcagtgtgaggtgcacagggtacacagtgcacctccctCTCCAGTcttggctagctgatgggcatgggtgtagaaGACCAGgaggtccctgcacatgcaggtgtttctttacAACAAAGTATCTTTGTAGGTAGtggggcgccagaccatctctatcataAACTGAACTATTATTCACACTCCTCTTCATCCAGCACGATAAGCATAATGGCTGCAGCAATGCAGAAAtgtatatacagctccttactctcggCAGCACAGGTCTTAGTAAGCAATATGAATTTGGTTGCAGGtacatctccttactcctcctgcacacatcTTACACTGTTGTTGACACAGTAtataccaggttctcctggtcacagttCTTAAAGTTATCTAGATGTTATATTACATAGTTCACATGTCTCCCATGCTCCAGTtctccatacttcactgcagtaCACCCCTTGTCTGCAGGGGCATTCACACGGATGCTGACAAGCAGGCAGCTTCTCAATGCAATTCTGACATCCACTGTgcaactctcaactgcagctcaccaaTCCTCTGTAGGGATAATTTGAGCCCaggggctctgacacttctctctgtgtactctcagcccctggctctgacacctctctctgtgtactctcagcccctgaatctgacacttctctctgtgtactctcagcccctggctctgacacctctctctgtgtactctcagcccctggctctgacacctctctctgtgtactctcagcccctggctctgacacctCTCTCTGTATACTCTAAGCCagtggctctgacacttcagctacaATGCCTCTTGCAGCAACTCTCTCTGTAGGGTCTCTTCCATTCAAAATATCCCCCTTTCTCTCATGGGATTCACTTAAGTGATATGGGGTTCTACCCGCTCTGGGATTGGGGTCTCCTCCACTCTGTATATACAGTCACACTGCTGCATGCAGCAAACCCCATTCCTTTTTTGGGGGTCCTCCCCCTTATGTGGCTCCCCCACACTTATTTAGGAGACATTAGTGTTTGTCTTCATGTAGCAACCACCACTCACCCGCCCTTGAGTCAATACCAGGGGAGCCTGGGACCTCCACCCCACTGTCCAAGGTCCGAGGCTGTCACATCACCTCTGCTTTTTGTCTCTCTGTTTCTATCTCCACTttgtctctcctctccctctgttCCCTACTTTCATCTCCTTTTTTTGTTCCCCCACCTTTTTACAGTGCCTCCTTCTTCTTTTCAGTCTCCATAGCAACCAGCCTGAGTCACTGCTCTTTCCACAAACACCTAACTAGGTGACTCTTCCTGTAATCACTGGGGTGCGTGGTTTACTAAAACACCACTAAGGGGTGTTACATAGAAGTGAATATCTTGGATATAATTTATAGGTCTATATTTTGACTGCTAATGGGATGGTAGTTTCACAATCCTACAGGTCCTTATCCTTTTTTAGAATATATGTCATTGCATGACCTCCTTTGCACAATGCAGGGGGGTCATGCAACAAATCATAAAGTAAGAGGACTTGCAGTGTGCTCTCACTTCTTCCTCTGCAGCCTACAGCTGCatgtgggcatgtggggaggtctgattggcatgtggggaggtgtgaaaGGCATGTAGAGAGGTctggtgggcatgtggggaggtgtgaaaAGCATGTAGAGAGGTCTggtgggcatgtagggaggtgtgaGAGGCATGTGGAGAGGTAAGAACGCTGTGTGTAGAGGAGGTCTGGTTGGCATGTAAAGGGCAGGTGGGGAGGCCTGATTGGCCTTTGGGGAGGTGTGAGAGGCATGTAGAGAGGTctggtgggcatgtggggaggtgtgagaagCATGTAGAGAGGTctggtgggcatgtggggaggtgtgagaggCATGTGGGAAAGTctcatgggcatgtggggaggtatggTGGGCATGTGGTGGGAGATCTGGTGGGCAGGTGGGGAAGTATGAGAGGCATGTGGAGAGGTATGAGCGTTGTGTGTAGAGAAGGTCTGGTTGGCATGTAAAGGCAGGTGGGGAGGTGTGATTGATGAGGGGGAGTTTTGTAGTATATGTGTGGTATCTGGGGCTTGTGGGGTTCAGAATGCATGCAggtgcattttgtggcaagtgggggTGGTGGAAGGCATTCTGGAAGCTGCTGAGGTGCTtgtgggggaggtctgatggatTTGTGGGGTTGCCTGATGGGCATTTGAGtgcccattggaacttacaatggAAATTTTTATCCACAGAATGACttcttaataataatttttctctGTTATGTTTCCCCTCCAGGTGCGGCACAGTCACAAATATCTCTAGTATCACCGTACCTTTCTGCTGTAACGGGATGATAGGTCAATATGTCAACGTGGTGGCCACAAATCGCTACGAGCAACTGACTCTCTGTGAGGTTGAGGTTTATAGGGCTGTGGAGAAACCCTGCTCGTAAAATAAGTATTATAGTACAATACTAATTATGTCCCAGGAAGGATAATTAAACTgagataaaaaaaactaaatgaaaCTATTCTCTTATGTAAAGGAAACATTTATCCCACCTTTAAAGAACCCTAATATATCATATTACAAACATATAGTATGTGTAATCTCCATTATGCTAGAGGAAGACACATAACACTTCTTTTGTACTTTCTGTTCTGTGTCTACCACTAATCTCTTCATTAAATAGATATTTCATGTAAAgctatttaaaataatacaataactgGTGAATTAGTGTCTAAAATATTATTGGTTAACTTATTTGTGAAAttgatgacataaaaaaaataaagtgatatCACAGTCTCTGACCTCGCACCTTTATGTTGTGAATTTATGGACTAGAATCACGGGCAATGGATGCTGTAAAATCCCTCACATCTGTGAAATCCCTTATATTTTCTATAGCTTCTGTCCTGTCCTGATTATATTAATTCAGTGAATGAATACAAATCCCGTTAACTTGAATAGACACAACTAACTGTCTGTGAGGATCGCAATGTTAGTGACCATTATTGGGGTGGGATGAAGTCCACAGGCACTACAATAGTGGATAAAGGCATTGAGGACTCAAGAAAAGTTGGCTGCATTTGCGACTTtaaagtaaggatgagcgggctcggattccgctaatccaagcccacccaaacagtgcggatctgacgggatccgagcactgttcgggaacttccgggcgccaaacgaagccaaaccgaggctatgacatccaagtctcgcgtcggatctcgcgagactcggatgtcataaatactcaccttgaggccgccatcttcatttcgcctgacatc harbors:
- the LOC142158028 gene encoding fucolectin-6-like, with the protein product MDQLVAVALLGFLGLAQSCNPEADATNIAINGEASQITTYLTNWANKSIDGNIDSDYFHYSCSHTNSSYNAWWQLDLKQSYKIAKVVVTGRSDNYKGRLLNVDILIGDLPNRKNPLCGTVTNISSITVPFCCNGMIGQYVNVVATNRYEQLTLCEVEVYRAVEKPCS